One stretch of Scyliorhinus canicula chromosome 7, sScyCan1.1, whole genome shotgun sequence DNA includes these proteins:
- the rabl3 gene encoding rab-like protein 3 yields MASLERVKVLVLGDSGVGKSSLVHLLCHNQVLGNPSWTVGCSVDVRVHDYKEGTPAEKTYYIELWDVGGSVGNASSIKSTRAVFYNSVNGIILVHDCTNKKSSQNLYRWSLEALNKDSSPTGVIVTNGDYDREQFADNPIPLLVIGTKLDQIHETKRNEVLTRTAFLAEDFNAEEINLDCTNPRYLAAGSSNAVKLSRFFDKVIERRYFSRDGNQLPGFADRKRFGASGTLKILHYD; encoded by the exons GAGTTGGAAAATCATCTCTTGTCCACTTGCTGTGCCACAACCAAGTGTTGGGGAATCCATCTTGGACAGTTGGATGCTCTGTTGATGTGAGG GTTCATGACTATAAAGaaggcacaccagctgagaaaaccTACTACATTGAACTGTGGGATGTTGGTGGATCTGTGGGCAATGCCAGCAGTATTAAAAGCACTAGAGCTGTATTTTATAACTCTGTGAATG GTATAATATTAGTACATGACTGTACGAACAAAAAGTCATCCCAGAATCTGTATCGGTGGTCGTTGGAAGCTTTAAATAAGGATTCCTCTCCGACTGGAGTCATCGTGACGAATGG ggACTACGATCGTGAACAGTTTGCAGATAATCCAATTCCATTATTAGTCATTGGTACTAAGCTGGACCAAATTCATGAAACTAAGAGGAATGAGGTTTTGACAAGGACTGCATTCTTGGCAGAGGATTTCAATGCTGAGGAGATTAACCTG GATTGTACCAATCCACGATATTTAGCGGCAGGATCTTCCAATGCTGTGAAATTGAGCCGTTTCTTTGATAAA GTAATAGAAAGGAGATATTTTTCACGTGATGGTAATCAG CTTCCTGGTTTTGCTGATCGAAAGCGATTTGGAGCATCAGGCACATTGAAGATTCTTCATTATGATTAA